In a single window of the Dinghuibacter silviterrae genome:
- a CDS encoding TonB-dependent receptor: MNKIRQAVCLLLAFLGTIGLTAGRPAQEPRLTVSLKDAPLSKVFELIQKKTDYQFMYNDDVLAGAPLVSVHLKNAPLSEILETCFQSAHLRYKIDDKTILVMAPEQTTPAVQQPPAVVHGVVRDEKGAPIEGVSVLIKGSTKGTTTDAEGHFSIDVPGDKDVLVFSYIGFAKQEKTVGASKTMVITLKVLDNSLNDVVVVGYGTQKKVNVLGAVSVVKSDELVVTKNENVVNMLTGKVPGMRIQQMSSEPGSFNTAYDIRGFGSNATESPSPPLIIIDGVPRSSGDFSRMDPSEIDNISVLKDASAAIYGVKAANGVILVTTKRGARNANGKFNINYSFNQSWQQFLDVPKTVNGAQYMELYNESIKRNYQTNIVSTAPPAFSDSLIQEYATGKLQSTDWMHAITRPFAPETQHNLNMTGGSDKVNYFFDLGYMTQGSLFKTNSINYDRWNFRSNVNLNFTKRLRGAVLVSGYSDTKNAPYASVWTIFKYAENLLPTDPIYANNNPLYPHLEPDNSNPVVMTNSNLVGQNTYKNNNFQGQMQLEYDVPGIPGLMAKGMYNYGYSVSDNTIINQAHNLYTYDAINNVYDATTVSSPSWVQRQYYTNTNTLMQLSLNYHRQFAGAHNVTGLMLYEENYGKGDNFQAQESFSLGIPYLFAGNAGDYNYLKALQDGSGLVNQVTKSIIGRFDYDYKGRYLAEFSFRDDGSSKYSPTGRWGFFPGALVGWRISNEPFLQKLIAPSILNNLKVRASYGKLGDDGALNYQWVSGYSYPGPGAVLNGSYTGGVVSQGIPDPGLTWMVSKTFNIGADFDLYNGLIGGSFDYFKRTRTGIPATPNAQLPGTSGLQPLQANLNGDVTRGVELTLTHRHSIRDFSYNVAFNIGYSRNRYAFQEETRASSQYDQYLYSLTGRNTNIWWGYIAEGRFTSYAQIQKYEANTGGGNQNVVPGDYYYKDVNHDGVIDQKDMVPIGIRDLPLLNYGLTLGASWRHFDLSVLFQGSTDFHVQYAEQLSQPLMYQRSALVEFMDRWHPKDPNANMFDPNTVWVPGYYPTTGSTEAQGTAAVQNASYLRIKTLEIGYSLTRKLLTRVGIQNLRVYVNSYNLATFTHLKYSDPEHPGVTGSTSAGDSRINQDWNISQGGYLYPENRTFSVGASVSF; encoded by the coding sequence ACGACAAGACGATTCTCGTGATGGCGCCCGAGCAAACAACCCCTGCGGTACAACAACCACCGGCCGTGGTACATGGCGTCGTTCGGGATGAAAAAGGTGCCCCGATCGAGGGCGTGAGTGTGCTCATCAAGGGCAGCACCAAAGGCACGACAACGGACGCGGAAGGTCACTTTTCGATCGATGTTCCGGGGGACAAAGACGTGCTTGTTTTTTCCTATATCGGCTTTGCGAAACAGGAAAAGACGGTCGGCGCTTCCAAAACGATGGTCATCACGCTGAAGGTGTTGGACAACAGCCTGAATGACGTGGTTGTCGTCGGGTATGGCACGCAAAAAAAGGTGAATGTGCTCGGTGCCGTCTCCGTGGTCAAGTCCGACGAGTTGGTGGTGACCAAAAACGAGAACGTCGTCAATATGCTAACAGGCAAGGTGCCGGGCATGCGTATCCAGCAAATGAGCTCGGAACCGGGGTCCTTCAATACGGCGTATGACATCCGGGGTTTTGGCAGCAATGCCACCGAAAGCCCCAGCCCCCCCTTGATCATCATCGACGGGGTTCCCCGCAGCAGCGGTGACTTTTCCCGGATGGACCCTTCCGAAATCGACAACATCTCCGTGTTGAAGGATGCCTCTGCGGCTATCTACGGGGTGAAGGCCGCCAACGGCGTCATCCTCGTGACGACAAAGCGCGGCGCCCGGAACGCCAACGGGAAATTTAATATTAATTATTCCTTCAACCAGAGCTGGCAGCAATTCCTGGACGTGCCCAAAACAGTCAATGGGGCGCAATACATGGAGCTGTATAACGAATCCATCAAGCGGAATTACCAGACCAATATCGTGTCGACAGCGCCCCCCGCTTTTTCCGATAGCCTTATCCAGGAATACGCCACGGGCAAACTGCAATCCACCGACTGGATGCACGCGATTACCCGGCCTTTTGCCCCGGAAACACAGCACAACCTGAATATGACCGGCGGCAGCGACAAGGTCAATTACTTTTTTGACTTGGGCTATATGACGCAGGGCAGCCTGTTCAAGACGAACAGCATCAACTACGACCGGTGGAACTTCCGAAGCAATGTCAACCTCAATTTCACCAAGCGGTTAAGGGGTGCGGTGCTGGTATCCGGGTATTCGGACACCAAAAACGCGCCGTACGCGTCGGTGTGGACCATCTTCAAGTATGCGGAAAACCTGCTGCCCACGGACCCGATCTATGCCAACAACAACCCGCTGTACCCCCACCTGGAGCCGGACAACAGCAACCCGGTGGTGATGACGAATTCGAACCTGGTTGGTCAGAATACGTACAAGAACAACAACTTTCAGGGGCAGATGCAACTGGAATACGACGTCCCCGGTATCCCCGGCCTGATGGCAAAGGGGATGTATAACTATGGCTATAGCGTATCGGACAATACGATCATCAACCAGGCGCATAACCTGTACACCTATGATGCCATCAACAACGTGTATGACGCGACCACGGTGTCTTCGCCTTCCTGGGTGCAGCGCCAGTACTATACCAATACCAATACGCTGATGCAACTGTCCTTGAACTACCACCGGCAGTTTGCAGGGGCGCATAACGTCACGGGCCTGATGCTGTATGAAGAAAACTATGGCAAAGGCGACAACTTCCAGGCGCAGGAAAGCTTTTCCCTGGGCATACCCTACCTGTTTGCCGGGAACGCCGGTGACTATAATTACCTGAAAGCCCTGCAAGACGGTAGCGGTCTGGTCAACCAGGTGACGAAAAGCATCATCGGCCGGTTTGACTATGACTACAAGGGCCGGTACCTGGCGGAATTTTCCTTCAGGGACGACGGTTCCAGCAAATACAGCCCCACCGGGCGTTGGGGCTTTTTCCCCGGAGCCCTGGTCGGCTGGCGGATCAGTAATGAACCGTTCCTGCAAAAGCTGATCGCCCCGAGCATATTGAACAACCTGAAGGTCCGGGCGTCTTACGGTAAGTTGGGGGACGACGGGGCCCTGAACTACCAATGGGTATCGGGTTATTCCTACCCGGGTCCGGGTGCGGTCCTCAACGGTTCCTATACCGGTGGTGTGGTGTCCCAGGGGATACCCGACCCAGGCCTGACCTGGATGGTGTCCAAGACCTTTAATATCGGGGCGGACTTCGACCTGTACAACGGGCTTATCGGCGGCAGCTTTGACTACTTCAAGCGTACGCGGACGGGTATACCGGCTACGCCAAATGCCCAGCTACCCGGAACCTCGGGTTTGCAGCCGCTGCAAGCCAACCTGAATGGAGACGTGACAAGAGGGGTGGAGCTCACGCTGACACACCGGCACTCCATCCGCGATTTTTCCTATAACGTCGCCTTTAACATCGGCTACAGCAGAAACCGGTATGCCTTCCAGGAGGAAACGCGCGCCAGCAGCCAGTACGATCAATACCTGTACTCGCTGACGGGCCGCAACACGAACATCTGGTGGGGCTATATCGCCGAAGGCCGGTTCACGAGCTATGCGCAGATACAAAAATATGAGGCCAATACGGGCGGCGGCAACCAGAATGTCGTTCCCGGCGACTACTACTATAAGGACGTCAACCACGACGGCGTCATCGATCAGAAGGACATGGTGCCCATCGGCATCCGGGATCTCCCGCTGCTCAACTATGGCCTGACGCTGGGCGCGAGCTGGAGGCATTTCGACCTCTCCGTGCTGTTCCAGGGTTCGACGGACTTCCATGTACAATACGCGGAACAATTGTCACAACCGCTGATGTATCAGCGGAGCGCGCTGGTCGAGTTCATGGACAGGTGGCACCCCAAAGACCCGAATGCCAATATGTTCGACCCGAATACGGTGTGGGTGCCGGGGTACTATCCTACGACCGGTTCGACCGAAGCACAGGGTACCGCTGCCGTTCAGAATGCCTCCTATCTGCGGATCAAGACGCTGGAGATCGGCTATTCCCTGACCCGGAAGCTGCTGACCAGGGTAGGTATCCAAAACCTGCGCGTGTATGTCAACAGCTATAACCTCGCCACGTTCACCCATCTGAAATACAGCGACCCGGAACACCCCGGTGTCACCGGATCGACTTCGGCGGGGGACTCGCGGATCAACCAAGACTGGAATATTTCGCAAGGCGGTTACCTGTATCCGGAAAACAGAACCTTTAGCGTCGGGGCTTCCGTCTCCTTCTAA
- a CDS encoding family 43 glycosylhydrolase produces the protein MIRFLCTAVVLAPLVVAAQHNPIITSMYTADPSAHVWADGRLYIYCSHDVAPPRGCDLMDRYHVYSTDDMVHWKDHGEILNSSQVPWGRKEGGFMWAPDCAYKNGTYYFYFPHPSGTDWNHTWKIGVATSKSPAGGFTVQGFITGLKSMIDPCVFVDDDGQAYFYYGGGGHCEGGKLKDNMMDIDGDMKPMEGLVDFHEATWVHKYNGVYYLTYSDNHDSAGMHNQMRYATSDNPLGPWTYRGIYITPTDSYTDHGSVVQYKGQWYAFYHNSNLSHNDWLRSVCVDKLYYNPDGSIKMVVQTH, from the coding sequence ATGATCCGATTCCTCTGTACGGCCGTTGTCCTGGCCCCGCTGGTGGTTGCAGCCCAGCACAACCCCATCATCACCAGCATGTACACCGCCGACCCGTCCGCCCACGTTTGGGCGGACGGCCGGTTGTACATTTATTGTTCGCACGACGTCGCACCGCCCCGGGGATGCGACCTCATGGATCGCTACCATGTGTATTCCACCGACGATATGGTCCACTGGAAGGACCACGGTGAAATCCTCAATTCCAGCCAGGTCCCCTGGGGCCGCAAGGAAGGCGGTTTCATGTGGGCGCCGGATTGTGCGTATAAAAATGGGACGTATTATTTTTATTTTCCCCACCCCAGCGGCACCGACTGGAACCACACCTGGAAGATCGGCGTGGCCACCAGCAAATCCCCGGCCGGCGGGTTTACCGTCCAGGGCTTTATCACGGGTTTAAAGTCCATGATCGACCCTTGTGTGTTTGTTGACGACGACGGTCAGGCCTATTTCTATTATGGAGGAGGAGGCCACTGCGAAGGCGGCAAGCTCAAAGACAATATGATGGACATCGACGGCGATATGAAACCCATGGAAGGCCTGGTGGATTTCCACGAAGCAACCTGGGTACATAAATACAATGGGGTGTATTACCTCACATACTCCGACAACCACGACTCTGCCGGCATGCACAACCAGATGCGGTATGCCACCAGCGACAACCCCTTAGGTCCCTGGACCTACCGGGGGATTTATATCACACCCACGGACAGTTATACCGACCATGGGTCTGTCGTCCAGTACAAGGGGCAGTGGTATGCGTTTTACCACAATAGCAACTTGTCGCACAATGATTGGCTAAGGTCCGTCTGTGTAGACAAATTGTATTATAACCCCGACGGGTCCATAAAGATGGTGGTGCAGACGCACTAG
- a CDS encoding DUF3823 domain-containing protein yields the protein MKNFLIAALVLAAYSCAKTDNYAAPNSTYQGNLIDSVTGKNLLTETGGASLMLKQLSWSGTPDPYYIPTKPDGSFEDTRIYSGQYSVLPTQGAFWPTDSVVTQIGGSTSQNFTVVPYLEITHFTDTLSADSLVMTCQLMAPRQNGLPEILEIWPFVNSTEFVGSGAFITNFTISDPSNGSYNLAAINSNWNATIAATTYRLVVHGLIAGRTYFARLGVRVNDSYRKYNFSPIVEVDVPTK from the coding sequence ATGAAAAATTTTTTGATAGCAGCGTTGGTCCTTGCCGCCTATTCCTGCGCCAAGACCGATAACTATGCCGCCCCGAATTCGACCTACCAGGGGAACCTGATCGACAGCGTAACGGGAAAGAATCTTTTAACGGAAACCGGCGGCGCGTCACTCATGCTCAAACAGTTGAGCTGGAGCGGTACCCCCGATCCCTACTATATACCCACCAAACCCGACGGCTCTTTTGAAGATACCCGGATCTACAGCGGGCAGTACAGTGTACTCCCCACCCAGGGCGCTTTCTGGCCGACCGACAGTGTCGTGACCCAAATCGGTGGTTCGACCAGCCAGAATTTTACGGTCGTGCCCTACCTGGAGATCACCCATTTCACCGATACCCTGAGCGCCGATTCACTGGTGATGACCTGTCAGCTCATGGCGCCGAGACAAAACGGCCTGCCCGAAATACTGGAAATCTGGCCTTTTGTGAATTCGACGGAGTTCGTTGGCAGTGGCGCCTTTATCACGAACTTTACGATTTCCGACCCCTCCAACGGCAGCTACAACCTGGCTGCGATCAACAGCAACTGGAACGCCACGATCGCGGCGACGACCTACCGGTTGGTGGTTCACGGATTGATCGCGGGCCGCACCTATTTCGCCCGGCTCGGGGTGCGCGTCAATGACAGCTACAGGAAGTATAATTTCAGCCCCATCGTAGAAGTGGATGTACCGACAAAATAA
- a CDS encoding RagB/SusD family nutrient uptake outer membrane protein translates to MKKIKYTITILAAYILASCHKLNVPPLNIISEDQVFSSANGVEAYLANIYTFLPMEDFVYEPNGGFMTGNGGRWQCFYHTDAIDGEMAGPFGGTGDAATGFGFWPYDRIRVINILINDLPKYASLYTPAQVNEWLGEAYFCRAYTYFAIVKRYGGVPIVKTVVDPNASIASLQVPRNTEEDCYKFIGADFDTAYSLMWVPGASGNPSIEQGAASKYAAMAYKSRAMLYAATIAKYGAANYVDGPARAAGLVGIPAGDANTFFQAAYDAAKLVEGQFSLYTGGYPDKEQNYVDLFLKPNNEQIFIRQYSQSDPNLNSDNSGPHSWDATMTCRIMTGDGLSRAYPDYDYVERYGELPIVNADGTPTRFNNLADITNGLEPRLLATVYFPGMTLRGQTFDQQRGIYKTFTGSAAQELSDNLNTPNDVYGQYPDTAAGVNLIFSSSSNNVYAGHNVIGRAGFNPSTGDDNTRTGFYLRKYINYNAPASACGLYQSTQSYIDMRYAEVLLNRAEAAYELGNTADALADINAIRDRAGAVEATNSMTIDTIRNERDKELAFEHQYWWDIRRWRIADQVLDNRKLYGLMPYYISSENKFIFLKQIETFQRTYTFQKIWYYEPLPGGELAKNPNLYPNNPGY, encoded by the coding sequence ATGAAAAAAATTAAATATACCATAACGATACTGGCCGCATACATCCTGGCATCCTGCCACAAGCTGAATGTGCCCCCCCTGAACATCATCAGCGAAGACCAGGTCTTCAGCTCCGCCAACGGTGTGGAAGCGTACCTGGCCAATATTTATACGTTCCTGCCCATGGAAGACTTCGTGTACGAGCCGAACGGCGGCTTTATGACGGGCAACGGGGGACGCTGGCAGTGTTTTTATCATACCGATGCCATTGACGGCGAAATGGCGGGTCCCTTCGGGGGTACCGGTGACGCGGCCACCGGTTTTGGATTCTGGCCCTACGACCGGATCCGCGTGATCAACATCCTGATCAACGACCTCCCCAAATACGCCAGCCTTTATACACCGGCCCAGGTAAACGAATGGCTGGGGGAAGCCTACTTCTGCAGGGCGTATACCTATTTTGCCATCGTAAAACGGTATGGCGGTGTTCCCATCGTCAAGACTGTCGTGGATCCCAATGCCAGCATCGCCAGCCTCCAGGTGCCGAGGAACACGGAGGAGGACTGTTATAAATTTATCGGCGCGGACTTTGACACCGCCTACTCCCTGATGTGGGTACCGGGGGCGAGCGGCAACCCGTCGATCGAACAGGGCGCCGCCAGCAAATACGCGGCCATGGCCTATAAGTCGAGGGCCATGTTGTACGCGGCGACCATTGCGAAGTATGGCGCGGCCAACTATGTCGACGGGCCAGCAAGAGCGGCAGGTTTGGTAGGTATCCCAGCGGGGGACGCGAATACGTTCTTCCAGGCGGCTTATGACGCCGCCAAGCTGGTGGAAGGACAGTTCAGCCTGTACACGGGCGGTTATCCCGACAAGGAACAGAACTATGTCGACCTGTTCCTGAAACCCAACAACGAGCAGATCTTTATCCGCCAGTATTCCCAGTCCGATCCCAACCTGAACAGCGACAACTCCGGGCCGCACAGCTGGGACGCCACGATGACCTGCCGCATCATGACGGGCGACGGTCTTTCCAGGGCGTATCCCGACTACGACTATGTGGAACGCTACGGCGAGCTGCCCATCGTCAACGCGGACGGGACGCCCACACGGTTTAACAACCTGGCGGATATTACCAATGGTCTCGAACCCCGGTTGCTCGCGACCGTTTATTTCCCGGGCATGACGCTGCGTGGACAAACCTTCGACCAGCAAAGAGGAATCTATAAAACGTTTACCGGCAGTGCCGCACAGGAACTGAGCGATAACCTCAATACACCCAACGACGTGTATGGGCAATATCCAGATACCGCCGCGGGTGTCAACCTGATCTTTAGCTCCAGCTCGAATAACGTGTATGCCGGTCATAACGTGATCGGAAGGGCGGGTTTCAACCCGTCCACGGGTGACGATAATACCCGTACCGGTTTCTATTTGCGGAAGTACATCAACTACAATGCGCCCGCCTCCGCCTGCGGTCTGTACCAGAGCACCCAAAGCTATATCGACATGCGGTATGCGGAAGTGTTGCTAAACCGGGCCGAAGCCGCTTATGAACTGGGCAATACCGCCGACGCGCTCGCGGACATCAACGCGATCAGGGACCGGGCCGGTGCCGTGGAAGCGACCAACAGTATGACGATCGACACCATCCGCAACGAACGCGACAAGGAACTGGCCTTCGAACACCAGTACTGGTGGGACATCCGGAGGTGGCGGATTGCCGACCAGGTGTTGGATAACCGGAAACTGTACGGCCTGATGCCCTACTATATCTCTTCGGAAAACAAATTCATTTTCCTGAAGCAGATAGAAACTTTCCAACGGACCTATACCTTCCAGAAAATCTGGTATTATGAACCCTTGCCGGGCGGTGAGCTGGCAAAGAATCCCAATCTGTATCCCAACAATCCAGGGTACTAA